From Passer domesticus isolate bPasDom1 chromosome 5, bPasDom1.hap1, whole genome shotgun sequence, the proteins below share one genomic window:
- the PMM1 gene encoding phosphomannomutase 1: MAAARGRVLCLFDVDGTLTPARQKIEPEVDAFLRELRQRVHIGVVGGSDYAKIAEQLGEGDEVIDKFDYVFAENGTVQYKNGQLVSKQAIQDHLGEELLQDLINFCLNYMALLKLPKKRGTFIEFRNGMLNISPIGRSCTPEERIEFSELDKKERIREKFVAALQREFAGKGLRFSRGGMISFDVFPEGWDKRYCLNVLDDERFDTIHFFGNETTPGGNDYEIYDDPRTVGHSVQSPQDTVQRCREIFFPERANEC, encoded by the exons atggcggcggcgcggggccgggtGCTCTGTCTCTTCGACGTGGACGGGACCCTGACGCCGGCCCGGCAG AAAATCGAGCCGGAGGTGGACGCGTTCCTGCGGGAGCTGCGGCAGAGGGTGCACATCGGCGTGGTGGGAGGCTCCGACTATGCCAAGATAGCcgagcagctgggggaaggggacgAAG TCATTGATAAGTTTGACTACGTCTTCGcagagaacggcacagtgcAGTACAAGAACGGGCAGCTGGTCTCCAAGCAG GCCATTCAGGACCACTTgggggaggagctgctgcaggatctGATCAACTTCTGTCTCAACTACATGGCGCTGCTGAAGCTGCCCAAGAAACG AGGGACCTTCATTGAGTTTCGCAATGGAATGTTGAACATCTCCCCCATTGGCCGCAGCTGCACCCCGGAGGAGAGAATCGAGTTCTCCGAGCTGGACAAG AAAGAACGGATACGGGAGAAGTTTGTGGCAGCCTTGCAGAGGGAGTTTGCTGGCAAAGGCCTCCGTTTCTCTCGAG GTGGCATGATCAGCTTTGATGTGTTCCCAGAGGGCTGGGACAAGCGCTACTGCCTCAATGTGCTCGACGACGAGAGATTTGACACCATCCACTTCTTTGGGAACGAGACAACCCCT ggagggaacgATTATGAAATCTATGATGATCCCCGCACTGTAGGACACAGTGTCCAGTCCCCGCAGGACACGGTCCAGCGATGCCGCGAAATCTTCTTCCCAGAAAGAGCAAACGAGTGCTGA